One stretch of Streptomyces sp. 135 DNA includes these proteins:
- a CDS encoding MCE family protein: MKRVVRRRALTTGAATGAGLGGLLALGLGFALALGAFSVTAPRFDGIEDLPLPGGADLGPHPYTVTAELADALSLVPHAAVKVNDVAVGRVTSVRLDGDKWSARVTMEINGDVRLPRDAGARLEQSSLLGEKYVSLIAPAKSAGPAARLGDGAVIPLSRTGRNTEVEEVFGALSLLLNGGGVNQLKTITRELNKALGGREPEVRSMLKRVEELVGNLDDHRGDITDALDGVNRLATTLAGRKDDVRTVLTGLSPGLKTLEEQRGSLLTMLRSLDRLSGVAVSTVEASKDDMVADLKALAPTLKALADAGTDLPDSLQVLLTYPFTDEVLNGVKGDYLNVYLKMTAVPGTQVIPPLVPRGTPSPTAAPKKRSGAKTTASPSAPLPLPSVPPEPTRSPEDGGTPG; the protein is encoded by the coding sequence GTGAAGCGCGTCGTACGACGGCGGGCGCTCACCACCGGAGCCGCCACCGGTGCCGGTCTCGGCGGACTGCTCGCCCTCGGCCTCGGCTTCGCGCTCGCCCTCGGCGCCTTCTCCGTCACCGCCCCCCGCTTCGACGGCATCGAGGACCTGCCCCTGCCGGGCGGCGCCGACCTCGGCCCGCACCCCTACACCGTCACCGCCGAACTGGCCGACGCCCTCAGCCTGGTGCCGCACGCCGCGGTCAAGGTCAACGACGTCGCCGTCGGCCGGGTCACCTCCGTCCGCCTCGACGGCGACAAGTGGTCGGCCCGCGTCACGATGGAGATCAACGGCGACGTCCGGCTGCCCCGCGACGCGGGCGCCCGCCTGGAACAGTCAAGCCTGCTCGGCGAGAAGTACGTCAGCCTCATCGCGCCCGCCAAGTCGGCAGGACCGGCGGCACGGCTCGGCGACGGCGCCGTCATCCCCCTCTCCCGCACCGGCCGCAACACCGAGGTCGAAGAGGTGTTCGGCGCGCTGTCCCTGCTGCTCAACGGTGGCGGCGTCAACCAGCTCAAGACCATCACACGGGAACTCAACAAGGCCCTCGGCGGACGTGAACCCGAGGTCCGCTCCATGCTGAAACGGGTCGAGGAACTCGTGGGGAACCTCGACGACCACCGCGGTGACATCACCGACGCCCTCGACGGCGTCAACCGGCTCGCCACGACCCTCGCCGGCCGCAAGGACGACGTACGCACCGTCCTGACCGGTCTCTCACCCGGTCTGAAGACCCTGGAGGAGCAGCGCGGCTCCCTGCTGACCATGCTGCGCTCCCTGGACAGGCTGTCCGGTGTCGCCGTCTCCACCGTCGAAGCGAGCAAGGACGACATGGTCGCCGACCTCAAGGCCCTCGCCCCCACCCTCAAGGCCCTCGCCGACGCGGGGACCGACCTGCCGGACTCCCTCCAGGTGCTGCTCACCTACCCGTTCACCGACGAGGTGCTGAACGGCGTCAAGGGCGACTACCTCAACGTCTACCTGAAGATGACCGCCGTCCCCGGCACCCAGGTGATCCCTCCTCTGGTGCCGCGCGGCACCCCTTCGCCCACCGCCGCGCCCAAGAAGCGGTCCGGCGCCAAGACCACGGCCTCCCCCTCGGCGCCGCTGCCCCTGCCGTCCGTACCACCGGAACCCACCCGAAGTCCCGAGGACGGAGGCACGCCAGGATGA